The proteins below are encoded in one region of Streptomyces cyanogenus:
- the ruvA gene encoding Holliday junction branch migration protein RuvA has translation MIAFVSGTVAALAPDAAVVEVGGVGMAVQCTPNTLSTLRIGQPAKLHTSLVVREDSLTLYGFANDDERQVFELLQTASGVGPRLAQAMLAVHTPDALRRAVATGDEKALTAVPGIGKKGAQKLLLELKDRLGEPVGAPIVGAPVSQGWRDQLHAALIGLGYATREADEAVAAVAPQAAEAGGTPQVGQLLKAALQTLNRAR, from the coding sequence ATGATCGCCTTCGTCAGCGGCACGGTCGCCGCGCTCGCCCCGGACGCAGCGGTCGTCGAGGTCGGCGGCGTCGGCATGGCCGTCCAGTGCACGCCGAACACGCTGTCGACGCTCCGGATCGGCCAGCCGGCCAAGCTGCACACCTCCCTCGTCGTCCGCGAGGACTCGCTCACCCTGTACGGCTTCGCGAACGACGACGAACGCCAGGTCTTCGAGCTGTTGCAGACCGCGAGCGGCGTCGGACCGCGCCTGGCACAGGCGATGCTCGCCGTGCACACCCCGGACGCGCTGCGCCGCGCGGTCGCCACCGGCGACGAGAAGGCCCTCACCGCCGTCCCCGGCATCGGCAAGAAGGGCGCCCAGAAGCTGCTGCTGGAGCTGAAGGACCGGCTCGGCGAGCCCGTCGGCGCCCCCATCGTCGGCGCACCCGTCAGCCAGGGCTGGCGCGACCAGCTGCACGCGGCGCTCATCGGTCTCGGCTACGCCACCCGGGAGGCCGACGAGGCGGTGGCCGCCGTCGCGCCCCAAGCCGCGGAGGCAGGCGGCACACCCCAGGTGGGACAGCTGCTGAAGGCCGCCCTGCAGACCCTCAACCGCGCCCGCTGA
- a CDS encoding elongation factor G-like protein EF-G2, which produces MGDKAQSHHPGAAGRALAADRPASIRNVVLVGHSGSGKTTLVEALALTAGAVNRAGRVEDGGTVSDYDDIEHRQQRSVQLSLVPLEWDGIKVNLLDTPGYADFVGELRAGLRAADAALFVVSASDGVDGSTRMVWEECAAVGMPRAIVITHLEAARSDFEEMTRTCAEAFGGDDPDAVLPLYLPLRGPEGPDGHAPVTGLVGLLSQKLYDYSTGERKESEPGEDQLPGIEEARNRLIEGIIAESEDETLMDRYLGGEQVDIKTLVEDLERAVARGSFFPVLAAAPAAEGAKQGLGTVELLELITGGFPTPFEHPLPGVTTIDGEPRELKPCDTDGPLVAEVVKTASDPYVGRISLVRVFSGTLRPDQTVHVSGHGLADRGHEDHDVDEKIGALSMPFGKQQRPVTHAVAGDLVCVAKLSRAETGDTLSAKDDPLLMEPWQMPDPLLPLAIRAHSKADEDKLSQGLSRLVAEDPTMRLEQNQDTHQVVLWCLGEAHADVALERLRNRYGVQVDVVPHRVSLRETFATKAAGRGRHVKQSGGHGQYAICEIEVEPLPGGSGIEFVDKVVGGAVPRQFIPSVEKGVRAQAAKGVAAGYPLVDVRVTLLDGKAHSVDSSDAAFQTAGALALREAAADARIHLLEPVAEVTVLVGDEYVGAVMSDLSGRRGRLLGTEQVGTGRTLIRAEVPEFEIGRYAVDLRSLSHGTARFDRRYARHEAMPPQIAERIREQGGDEG; this is translated from the coding sequence ATGGGCGACAAGGCACAGTCACACCACCCCGGGGCCGCCGGCAGGGCTCTGGCGGCCGACCGACCCGCGTCCATACGGAACGTGGTGCTGGTCGGCCACTCCGGATCGGGAAAGACGACCCTCGTGGAGGCCCTCGCGCTGACCGCGGGGGCGGTGAACCGGGCGGGCCGCGTCGAGGACGGCGGCACCGTCTCCGACTACGACGACATCGAGCACCGGCAGCAGCGCTCCGTACAGCTCTCCCTGGTGCCGCTCGAATGGGACGGCATCAAGGTCAACCTCCTGGACACCCCCGGCTACGCCGACTTCGTCGGGGAGCTGCGGGCCGGGCTGCGGGCCGCGGACGCGGCCCTGTTCGTCGTCTCGGCCTCGGACGGGGTCGACGGCTCGACCCGGATGGTGTGGGAGGAGTGCGCGGCCGTCGGCATGCCCCGCGCGATCGTGATCACGCACCTGGAGGCCGCGCGCAGCGACTTCGAGGAGATGACCCGGACCTGTGCGGAAGCCTTCGGCGGCGACGACCCCGACGCCGTCCTGCCCCTGTACCTGCCACTGCGCGGGCCCGAGGGCCCCGACGGCCACGCGCCCGTGACCGGGCTGGTCGGACTGCTCTCCCAGAAGCTGTACGACTACTCGACCGGGGAGCGCAAGGAGTCCGAGCCCGGCGAGGACCAGCTGCCGGGCATCGAGGAGGCCCGCAACCGGCTCATCGAGGGAATCATCGCCGAGAGCGAGGACGAGACCCTCATGGACCGCTACCTGGGCGGCGAGCAGGTCGACATCAAGACACTGGTCGAGGACCTGGAGCGGGCCGTGGCCCGCGGGTCCTTCTTCCCCGTGCTGGCCGCGGCCCCCGCAGCCGAGGGCGCCAAACAGGGCCTGGGCACCGTCGAGCTGCTGGAGCTGATCACCGGCGGCTTCCCGACCCCGTTCGAGCACCCCCTCCCCGGGGTCACCACCATCGACGGCGAACCGCGCGAGCTGAAGCCGTGCGACACGGACGGGCCGCTGGTCGCCGAGGTCGTCAAGACCGCCTCCGACCCCTACGTCGGCCGGATCTCGCTGGTCCGCGTCTTCTCCGGCACTCTCCGCCCCGACCAGACGGTGCACGTCTCCGGGCACGGCCTCGCCGACCGCGGACACGAGGACCACGACGTCGACGAGAAGATCGGCGCCCTGTCCATGCCCTTCGGCAAACAGCAGCGCCCCGTCACCCACGCCGTCGCCGGCGACCTGGTCTGCGTGGCCAAGCTGAGCCGCGCCGAGACCGGCGACACCCTCTCCGCGAAGGACGACCCGCTCCTGATGGAGCCCTGGCAGATGCCGGACCCGCTGCTGCCGCTCGCCATCCGGGCGCACAGCAAGGCCGACGAGGACAAGCTCTCCCAGGGCCTGTCCCGGCTGGTCGCCGAGGACCCGACCATGCGCCTGGAGCAGAACCAGGACACCCACCAGGTCGTCCTGTGGTGCCTGGGCGAGGCGCACGCGGACGTGGCCCTGGAGCGGCTGCGCAACCGTTACGGCGTGCAGGTCGACGTCGTCCCGCACCGGGTCTCGCTCCGGGAGACGTTCGCGACGAAGGCCGCCGGGCGCGGCCGGCACGTCAAGCAGTCCGGCGGCCACGGCCAGTACGCCATCTGCGAGATCGAGGTGGAGCCGCTGCCGGGCGGCTCGGGCATCGAGTTCGTGGACAAGGTGGTCGGCGGCGCGGTGCCCCGCCAGTTCATCCCGTCCGTCGAGAAGGGCGTGCGGGCCCAGGCCGCCAAGGGCGTCGCCGCCGGCTATCCCCTGGTGGACGTGCGGGTCACGCTGCTGGACGGCAAGGCGCACTCGGTGGACTCCTCCGACGCCGCCTTCCAGACGGCGGGCGCGCTGGCGCTGCGCGAGGCCGCGGCGGACGCGAGGATCCACCTGCTGGAGCCGGTCGCCGAGGTGACCGTTCTGGTCGGTGACGAGTACGTGGGCGCCGTGATGAGCGACCTGTCCGGGCGCCGCGGCCGGCTGCTCGGCACCGAACAGGTGGGCACCGGACGGACGTTGATCCGAGCCGAGGTCCCCGAGTTCGAGATCGGCCGGTACGCCGTCGACCTGCGCTCGCTCTCGCACGGTACGGCCCGCTTCGACCGGCGCTACGCCCGGCACGAGGCGATGCCGCCGCAGATCGCCGAACGCATCCGCGAACAGGGCGGGGACGAGGGGTAG
- the ruvB gene encoding Holliday junction branch migration DNA helicase RuvB produces MNWDDTTGTPGEERLAGPAAERLVGSVADREDQAVEAALRPKDLGEFIGQEKVREQLDLVLRAARARGATADHVLLSGAPGLGKTTLSMIIAAEMGAPIRITSGPAIQHAGDLAAILSSLQEGEVLFLDEIHRMSRPAEEMLYMAMEDFRVDVIVGKGPGATAIPLELPPFTLVGATTRAGLLPPPLRDRFGFTAHMEFYEPHELERVVHRSAHLLDVEIEPDGAAEIAGRSRGTPRIANRLLRRVRDYAQVKADGLITRDIAAAALAVYEVDARGLDRLDRAVLEALLKLFGGGPVGLSTLAVAVGEERETVEEVAEPFLVREGLLARTPRGRVATPAAWAHLGLTPPRSTAGNGQQDLFGA; encoded by the coding sequence GTGAACTGGGACGACACGACCGGCACCCCCGGCGAGGAGCGGCTCGCCGGACCCGCCGCGGAGCGGCTGGTGGGCTCGGTCGCCGACCGGGAGGACCAGGCCGTCGAGGCCGCCCTGCGCCCCAAGGACCTCGGCGAGTTCATCGGTCAGGAGAAGGTCCGCGAACAGCTCGACCTGGTGCTGCGCGCCGCCCGCGCGCGGGGCGCCACCGCCGACCACGTGCTGCTCTCGGGCGCCCCCGGCCTCGGCAAGACCACCCTGTCGATGATCATCGCGGCCGAGATGGGCGCCCCCATCCGCATCACCTCCGGCCCCGCCATCCAGCACGCCGGCGATCTCGCCGCGATCCTCTCCTCCCTCCAGGAGGGCGAGGTCCTCTTCCTGGACGAGATCCACCGCATGTCCCGGCCCGCCGAGGAGATGCTGTACATGGCGATGGAGGACTTCCGCGTCGACGTCATCGTCGGCAAGGGCCCCGGCGCCACCGCGATCCCGCTGGAACTGCCGCCCTTCACCCTGGTCGGCGCCACCACGCGCGCGGGACTGCTGCCCCCGCCGCTGCGCGACCGCTTCGGCTTCACCGCGCACATGGAGTTCTACGAGCCGCACGAGCTGGAGCGGGTCGTCCACCGCTCGGCGCACCTGCTGGACGTCGAGATCGAGCCGGACGGCGCCGCCGAGATCGCCGGCCGCTCCCGGGGCACGCCCCGCATCGCCAACCGCCTGCTGCGCCGCGTCCGCGACTACGCGCAGGTGAAGGCCGACGGGCTGATCACCCGCGACATCGCGGCCGCCGCCCTCGCCGTGTACGAGGTCGACGCACGCGGTCTGGACCGGCTCGACCGTGCGGTCCTGGAGGCCCTGCTGAAGCTGTTCGGCGGCGGACCGGTCGGCCTGTCCACGCTGGCCGTCGCGGTGGGAGAGGAGCGGGAGACCGTCGAGGAGGTCGCCGAACCGTTCCTGGTCCGGGAGGGACTGCTCGCCCGTACCCCCCGCGGCCGGGTCGCCACGCCCGCGGCATGGGCGCACCTCGGCCTCACCCCGCCGCGATCGACCGCGGGAAACGGACAACAGGACCTGTTCGGGGCGTGA
- a CDS encoding YebC/PmpR family DNA-binding transcriptional regulator, protein MSGHSKWATTKHKKAVIDAKRGKLFAKLIKNIEVAARMGGADPEGNPTLYDAIQKAKKSSVPNKNIDSAVKRGAGLEAGGADYETIMYEGYGPNGVAVLIECLTDNRNRAASEVRVAMTRNGGSMADPGSVSYLFNRKGVVIVPKGELTEDDVLGAVLDAGAEEVNDLGETFEVISEATDLVAVRTALQEAGIDYDSAEANFVPTMQVELDEEGAKKIFKLIDALEDSDDVQNVFANFDVSDEIMEKVDA, encoded by the coding sequence ATGTCCGGCCACTCTAAATGGGCCACGACGAAGCACAAGAAGGCCGTGATCGACGCCAAGCGCGGCAAGCTCTTCGCGAAGCTCATCAAGAACATCGAGGTCGCGGCGCGGATGGGCGGCGCGGACCCCGAGGGTAACCCGACGCTGTACGACGCCATCCAGAAGGCGAAGAAGTCGTCGGTCCCGAACAAGAACATCGACTCCGCGGTCAAGCGCGGCGCGGGCCTGGAGGCCGGCGGCGCCGACTACGAGACGATCATGTACGAGGGCTACGGCCCGAACGGCGTCGCGGTGCTCATCGAGTGCCTCACCGACAACCGCAACCGCGCCGCCTCCGAGGTCCGCGTCGCCATGACCCGCAACGGCGGCTCCATGGCCGACCCGGGCTCGGTGTCGTACCTGTTCAACCGCAAGGGCGTCGTCATCGTCCCCAAGGGTGAGCTGACCGAGGACGACGTGCTCGGCGCCGTCCTGGACGCCGGTGCCGAGGAGGTCAACGACCTCGGCGAGACCTTCGAGGTCATCAGCGAGGCCACCGACCTGGTCGCGGTCCGCACCGCCCTCCAGGAGGCCGGCATCGACTACGACTCCGCCGAGGCCAACTTCGTCCCGACCATGCAGGTCGAACTGGACGAGGAGGGCGCGAAGAAGATCTTCAAGCTGATCGACGCCCTGGAGGACAGCGACGACGTGCAGAACGTCTTCGCCAACTTCGACGTGAGCGACGAGATCATGGAGAAGGTCGACGCGTAA
- a CDS encoding HIT family protein: MLPSMTSEPEQQIGVGTQDAFQRLWTPHRMAYIQGENKPTGPGADDGCPFCVIPAKSDEDGLIVRRGEHVYAVLNLYPYNGGHLMTVPYRHVADYTDLTGPETAELAELTKQAMTALRTASGAQGFNIGMNQGGVAGAGIAAHLHQHIVPRWGGDTNFMPVVGHTRVLPQLLADTRKMLAEAWPAA; encoded by the coding sequence ATGCTGCCTAGCATGACGAGTGAGCCGGAGCAGCAGATCGGAGTGGGGACGCAGGACGCGTTCCAGCGCCTGTGGACGCCCCACCGGATGGCCTACATCCAGGGCGAGAACAAGCCGACCGGCCCCGGGGCCGACGACGGCTGCCCCTTCTGCGTGATCCCGGCCAAGTCCGACGAGGACGGGCTGATCGTCCGGCGGGGTGAGCATGTGTACGCCGTGCTCAACCTGTACCCCTACAACGGCGGCCACCTGATGACCGTGCCGTACCGGCATGTGGCCGACTACACGGATCTGACCGGGCCGGAGACCGCCGAGCTGGCGGAGCTGACCAAGCAGGCCATGACGGCCCTGCGCACCGCGTCCGGCGCGCAGGGGTTCAACATCGGGATGAACCAGGGCGGGGTCGCGGGTGCCGGCATCGCCGCGCATCTGCACCAGCACATCGTCCCGCGCTGGGGCGGCGACACGAACTTCATGCCGGTCGTGGGCCACACCAGGGTGTTGCCACAGCTCTTGGCGGACACCCGGAAGATGCTGGCGGAGGCCTGGCCGGCGGCATGA
- a CDS encoding potassium channel family protein, whose amino-acid sequence MDDDSRAVRWEQRTEFPLFLAALIYLAAYATRVLDTDLPPFWQHVCLSVMIGLWLVFAADYAVRWRLSGQGLRFVPTHVLHTVVVLLPLLRPLRIVPLYEAVQRRSGQPRLSLYARVISYAGLSTLLLGFTGALAVYEQERGAPGATMRTFGDAVWWAASTLTTVGYGDITPVTAAGRVIATGMMAGGLALLGAVTGSFSSWLMQTFTREGDERPPGR is encoded by the coding sequence GTGGACGACGACAGCCGTGCGGTGCGCTGGGAACAGCGCACCGAGTTCCCCCTCTTCCTGGCGGCGCTGATCTACCTGGCCGCGTACGCCACACGCGTACTGGACACGGACCTGCCCCCCTTCTGGCAACACGTGTGCCTGTCCGTGATGATCGGCCTCTGGCTGGTGTTCGCCGCGGACTACGCGGTGCGCTGGCGGCTCAGCGGGCAGGGCCTGCGTTTCGTCCCGACGCACGTGCTGCACACGGTGGTGGTCCTTCTGCCGCTGCTGCGCCCGCTGCGGATCGTTCCGCTGTACGAGGCCGTCCAGCGCCGGTCCGGGCAGCCGCGGCTCTCGCTGTACGCCCGGGTGATCTCCTATGCGGGCCTGTCCACCCTGCTGCTCGGCTTCACCGGCGCCCTCGCGGTCTACGAGCAGGAGCGGGGGGCGCCCGGTGCGACGATGCGCACCTTCGGGGACGCCGTGTGGTGGGCCGCGTCGACGCTCACCACGGTCGGCTACGGCGACATCACGCCGGTCACCGCGGCGGGCCGGGTGATCGCGACCGGGATGATGGCCGGCGGCCTCGCCCTGCTGGGCGCGGTGACGGGTTCGTTCTCGTCCTGGCTGATGCAGACCTTCACCCGGGAGGGCGACGAAAGGCCCCCGGGGAGATGA
- the ruvC gene encoding crossover junction endodeoxyribonuclease RuvC has protein sequence MRVLGVDPGLTRCGVGVVEGVAGRPLTMLGVGVVRTPADADLGHRLLAVEQGIEQWLDEHRPEFVAVERVFSQHNVRTVMGTAQASAVAMLCAARRGIPVALHTPSEVKAAVTGSGRADKAQVGAMVTRLLRLAAPPKPADAADALALAICHIWRTPAQNRLQQAVARHAVHATKGRTA, from the coding sequence GTGCGTGTTCTGGGGGTGGACCCCGGCCTGACGCGGTGCGGCGTCGGCGTGGTCGAGGGAGTCGCGGGCCGCCCGCTCACCATGCTCGGCGTCGGGGTCGTCCGCACCCCGGCGGACGCCGACCTCGGTCACCGGCTGCTCGCCGTCGAGCAGGGCATCGAGCAGTGGCTGGACGAGCACCGGCCGGAGTTCGTCGCCGTGGAACGCGTCTTCAGCCAGCACAACGTGCGCACGGTGATGGGCACCGCCCAGGCCAGCGCCGTCGCCATGCTGTGCGCCGCCCGGCGCGGCATCCCGGTCGCCCTGCACACCCCCAGCGAGGTCAAGGCCGCCGTCACCGGCAGCGGACGCGCCGACAAGGCGCAGGTCGGGGCCATGGTGACCCGGCTGCTCCGGCTCGCCGCGCCGCCCAAGCCGGCCGACGCCGCCGACGCCCTCGCGCTCGCCATCTGCCACATCTGGCGGACCCCCGCCCAGAACCGACTCCAGCAGGCCGTCGCCCGGCATGCAGTCCACGCAACGAAAGGCCGTACGGCATGA
- the pdxS gene encoding pyridoxal 5'-phosphate synthase lyase subunit PdxS has product MSTIENQAPETGTARVKRGMAEQLKGGVIMDVVTPEQAKIAEDAGAVAVMALERVPADIRKDGGVARMSDPDMIEGIIDAVSIPVMAKSRIGHFVEAQVLQSLGVDYIDESEVLTPADEVNHSDKWAFTTPFVCGATNLGEALRRIAEGAAMIRSKGEAGTGNVVEAVRHLRQIKNEIAKLRGFDNHELYAAAKELRAPYELVKEVAELGKLPVVLFSAGGVATPADAALMRQLGAEGVFVGSGIFKSGDPAKRAAAIVKATTFYDDPKIIADASRNLGEAMVGINCDTLPETERYANRGW; this is encoded by the coding sequence GTGTCCACCATCGAGAACCAGGCTCCCGAGACCGGCACCGCCCGCGTGAAGCGCGGTATGGCCGAGCAGCTCAAGGGCGGCGTGATCATGGACGTCGTCACGCCGGAGCAGGCGAAGATCGCCGAGGACGCGGGCGCCGTCGCCGTCATGGCCCTGGAGCGGGTCCCGGCCGACATCCGCAAGGACGGCGGCGTGGCCCGCATGTCCGACCCGGACATGATCGAGGGCATCATCGACGCCGTCTCGATCCCGGTCATGGCCAAGTCCCGCATCGGCCACTTCGTCGAGGCCCAGGTGCTGCAGTCCCTCGGTGTCGACTACATCGACGAGTCCGAGGTGCTCACCCCGGCCGACGAGGTCAACCACTCCGACAAGTGGGCCTTCACCACGCCGTTCGTGTGCGGCGCGACCAACCTGGGCGAGGCCCTGCGCCGTATCGCCGAGGGCGCCGCGATGATCCGCTCCAAGGGCGAGGCCGGCACCGGCAACGTGGTCGAGGCCGTCCGCCACCTGCGCCAGATCAAGAACGAGATCGCCAAGCTGCGCGGCTTCGACAACCACGAGCTGTACGCCGCCGCCAAGGAGCTGCGCGCCCCGTACGAGCTGGTCAAGGAGGTCGCCGAGCTGGGCAAGCTCCCGGTGGTCCTCTTCTCCGCCGGCGGTGTGGCCACCCCGGCCGACGCCGCCCTGATGCGTCAGCTCGGCGCCGAGGGCGTCTTCGTCGGCTCCGGCATCTTCAAGTCCGGCGACCCGGCCAAGCGCGCCGCCGCCATCGTGAAGGCCACCACCTTCTACGACGACCCGAAGATCATCGCGGACGCGTCCCGCAACCTCGGCGAGGCCATGGTCGGCATCAACTGCGACACCCTCCCCGAGACCGAGCGCTACGCGAACCGCGGCTGGTAA
- the pdxT gene encoding pyridoxal 5'-phosphate synthase glutaminase subunit PdxT: MTDAPVIGVLALQGDVREHLIALAAADAVARPVRRPEELAEVDGLVLPGGESTTISKLAHLFGLMEPLRARVRDGMPVYGTCAGMIMLADKILDPRSGQETVGGIDMIVRRNAFGRQNESFEAALDVKGVPGDPVEGVFIRAPWVESVGAGTEVLAEHDGHIVAVRQGNALATSFHPELTGDHRVHALFVDMVRAHRAPE; encoded by the coding sequence ATGACAGACGCACCCGTCATAGGCGTCCTGGCCCTCCAGGGCGACGTACGGGAGCACCTCATCGCCCTGGCCGCGGCCGACGCCGTGGCCAGGCCGGTGCGGCGCCCCGAGGAACTCGCCGAGGTGGACGGTCTCGTCCTGCCCGGCGGCGAGTCCACCACCATCTCCAAGCTCGCCCACCTGTTCGGCCTGATGGAGCCCCTGCGCGCGCGCGTACGGGACGGCATGCCCGTCTACGGCACCTGCGCGGGCATGATCATGCTCGCGGACAAGATCCTCGACCCGCGCTCGGGCCAGGAGACCGTCGGCGGCATCGACATGATCGTGCGCCGCAACGCCTTCGGGCGGCAGAACGAGTCGTTCGAGGCCGCGCTCGACGTCAAGGGCGTCCCGGGCGATCCTGTGGAGGGCGTCTTCATCCGCGCCCCGTGGGTGGAGTCCGTGGGCGCCGGGACCGAGGTGCTCGCCGAGCACGACGGCCACATCGTCGCCGTCCGCCAGGGCAACGCGCTCGCCACGTCGTTCCACCCCGAACTGACCGGCGACCACCGCGTGCACGCCCTGTTCGTCGACATGGTGCGCGCGCACCGGGCACCGGAGTAG
- a CDS encoding glycosyltransferase family 4 protein encodes MRIGIVCPYSWDVPGGVQFHIRDLAEYFLRLGHEVSVLAPADDDTPLPPYVVSAGRAVPVPYNGSVARLNFGFLSAARVRRWLHEGKFDVVHIHEPTSPSLGLLTCWAASGPIVATFHTSNPRSRAMIAAYAILQAALEKISARIAVSEYARRTLVEHLGGDAVVIPNGVEVDFFAKAEPRPEWQGDTIGFIGRIDEPRKGLPVLMRALPRILAARPQTRLLVAGRGDEEAAVEDLPKELRSRVEFLGMISDEDKARLLRSVDLYVAPNTGGESFGIILVEAMSAGAPVLAADLDAFVQVLDQGEAGEVFANEDADALAEAAVRLLEDPARRAELRERGSAHVRRFDWSTVGADILSVYETVTAGAAAVAADERTTGLRARLGLARD; translated from the coding sequence GTGAGAATCGGGATCGTCTGCCCGTACTCCTGGGACGTGCCCGGTGGCGTCCAGTTCCACATCCGCGACCTCGCCGAGTACTTCCTCCGCCTCGGCCACGAGGTGTCCGTCCTCGCCCCGGCCGACGACGACACCCCGCTGCCCCCGTACGTCGTCTCCGCCGGCCGCGCGGTCCCGGTGCCGTACAACGGCTCGGTGGCCCGGCTGAACTTCGGGTTCCTGTCGGCCGCGCGGGTGCGGCGCTGGCTGCACGAGGGCAAGTTCGACGTGGTCCACATCCACGAACCGACGTCACCGTCGCTGGGCCTGCTGACCTGCTGGGCGGCGTCCGGTCCGATCGTGGCCACCTTCCACACCTCCAACCCGCGCTCGCGGGCGATGATCGCCGCGTACGCGATCCTGCAGGCCGCGCTGGAGAAGATCAGCGCGCGGATCGCGGTCAGCGAGTACGCCCGCCGCACGCTGGTCGAGCACCTCGGCGGGGACGCGGTGGTGATCCCCAACGGCGTCGAGGTGGACTTCTTCGCCAAGGCCGAGCCCAGGCCGGAGTGGCAGGGCGACACCATCGGCTTCATCGGGCGCATCGACGAGCCCCGCAAGGGCCTGCCCGTCCTGATGAGGGCCCTGCCGAGGATCCTCGCCGCCCGTCCGCAGACCCGGCTGCTGGTCGCGGGGCGCGGTGACGAGGAGGCGGCCGTCGAGGACCTGCCGAAGGAGCTGCGCTCGCGCGTGGAGTTCCTCGGCATGATCAGCGACGAGGACAAGGCCCGTCTGCTGCGCAGCGTCGACCTGTACGTCGCGCCCAACACCGGCGGCGAGAGCTTCGGCATCATCCTGGTCGAGGCGATGTCGGCCGGCGCGCCCGTGCTCGCCGCCGACCTGGACGCGTTCGTGCAGGTCCTCGACCAGGGCGAGGCCGGCGAGGTGTTCGCCAACGAGGACGCCGACGCGCTGGCCGAGGCGGCCGTACGCCTGCTGGAGGACCCGGCGCGCCGGGCCGAGCTGCGCGAGCGCGGCAGTGCCCATGTACGGCGGTTCGACTGGTCGACGGTCGGCGCGGACATCCTGTCCGTCTACGAGACGGTGACGGCCGGCGCGGCGGCGGTCGCCGCGGACGAACGAACGACGGGCCTGCGGGCCCGGCTGGGGCTGGCACGGGACTGA
- a CDS encoding phosphatidylinositol mannoside acyltransferase, whose protein sequence is MSAADRLTDALYGLGWSTVKKLPEPAAVRLGRTIADLAWKQRGKGVQRLEANYARVVPGAGPERLAELSRAGMRSYLRYWMESFRLPAWSAERVRTGFEPKDIHYLTDGLASGRGVVLALPHLANWDLAGAWVTTKLGTPFTTVAERLKPETLYDRFVAYREGLGMEVLPHSGGSAFGTLARRLRDGGLVCLVADRDLSASGVEVGFFGETARMPAGPALLAQQTGALLLPVTLWYDDSPVMKGRVHPPVEVPESGTRAEKTSVMTQALADAFASGIAEHPEDWHMLQRLWLADLDPAKGPA, encoded by the coding sequence GTGAGCGCCGCCGACCGGCTCACCGACGCGCTGTACGGGCTCGGCTGGAGCACCGTCAAGAAGCTCCCCGAGCCTGCCGCGGTACGCCTCGGCCGGACCATCGCCGACCTCGCCTGGAAGCAGCGCGGCAAGGGCGTGCAGCGCCTGGAGGCGAACTACGCGCGCGTGGTGCCCGGCGCCGGCCCCGAGCGGCTCGCCGAACTGTCCCGCGCGGGCATGCGCTCGTACCTGCGCTACTGGATGGAGTCCTTCCGGCTGCCGGCCTGGAGCGCCGAGCGCGTGCGGACCGGCTTCGAACCCAAGGACATCCACTACCTGACCGACGGGCTCGCCTCCGGCCGGGGCGTCGTCCTCGCCCTGCCCCACCTGGCCAACTGGGACCTGGCCGGCGCCTGGGTCACCACCAAGCTCGGGACGCCGTTCACGACGGTCGCCGAGCGGCTGAAGCCCGAGACGCTCTACGACCGCTTCGTCGCCTACCGCGAGGGCCTCGGCATGGAGGTCCTGCCGCACAGTGGCGGCTCCGCCTTCGGCACGCTCGCCCGCAGGCTGCGCGACGGCGGCCTGGTCTGCCTGGTCGCCGACCGCGACCTGTCCGCCTCCGGCGTCGAGGTCGGCTTCTTCGGCGAGACGGCCCGCATGCCCGCCGGACCGGCCCTGCTCGCCCAGCAGACCGGCGCGCTGCTGCTGCCCGTCACCCTCTGGTACGACGACTCGCCCGTCATGAAGGGCCGGGTGCACCCGCCGGTCGAGGTGCCCGAGTCAGGTACGCGGGCCGAGAAGACGTCTGTCATGACACAGGCCCTGGCCGACGCCTTCGCCTCCGGGATCGCCGAGCATCCCGAGGACTGGCACATGCTCCAACGGCTGTGGCTCGCCGACCTCGACCCCGCGAAGGGACCCGCGTGA